The Aneurinibacillus migulanus genome contains the following window.
TGACCGAATACGCCGATACGGTCAAGATCGAGCTTCCCATTAAGCGCGCTCGGAATGTTTCCGGAATTGACTCGTTCAAACTGGTCTAAGGTGAATGTAATATCGTCCGTCCATACCTTCCCGACTTTGTCGCGGTATTGTCTTTCGCCGATCAAATCTTCGTCTGTTTTCATCGTCGTGGTTCGGCTATCCGGAAATACGGTAGCGAACGTGCTGTAAGTATGGTCGATGGAGGCGACAACGTAACCGTGGCTCGCGAGATCTTCCGCCTGGGACGTATAGTATGTTTTCGAAGAGCTATATCCATGATTCAGAATGATCAGCGGATAAGACGCGCTGGAACCGGATACCTCGGCGTTTTCATAGGAATGGCTTGAAATATCCTTCATATAATCCATAAATATCGATGGGATTCTAAATGTTTTAGACATATATTCTTCCTTTAGAAACTTGTCGGCATCGGGGATAAAGGGCTTCGGTTTCCCCTTCGTATTTTGTGCCGGATACCATACTTGCACCATCAACTCTCTTTTGTCTCCAGGTGCCTCGCTGAATATTTCGTTCCTGCCCTCATCGACGAAATGAAAGGTTTGCGTACCTACTTTAAGGCTGCCTGTCGGCTCCGGCAGTTGAAATACCGGGAAAACATACATAAGAGCTCCGGTTAGGAGCAATGACGCCGCTCCTGCCGTGAAGAGGGTCGCGGATAAAAAACGCGGCATTGTCCAAGCAGCGGTTTTATGGAACAAGGTCAGGAGCAAGACGACCAGAAACGCGAGCGTGATGCAATATGGAAATAAAAGCTGTATTCTGTAGCCTTCAACCACTAAATGGATGACTAACAGTAGCGTACCGGTCACGCTGGCAATAAATAGAGGCTTCCGATTGTTCTTACAGAACATTTTTATAGCTAACAAATTTGCACTGGATAGAAGAAGAAGTATCTCAAAAAGTCTCATCATAAACTCTCCCGTGATATTGTAATATAGAATCGGCACAGCTGCTTCACCGCACGTGCCGCAGACCTTCCCAGCATTTTGTTACATACCTCTTTGTTCTCCTGGGAAGCTTTCATTCACCCTAACCTACATATGATTTTCAAGTATCAAGCTCCACATGGTGTATCCTTTCCTATCATCTTTTCTTTTAGAAAATTTCCCTCTCATTCCTCATTTTAACAAAGGATACTTTCCTGTATCTGTCTACACTCTTACATTAACCTTACATGAAAGGAATCAGCCTAGAAAAAAGAGAACGATTATGAAATAAATAGCAAGTCGGATGTAACAAGATAAATAAAAATCTGTTTTATTGTGAAGACACATAGGAAGTGATAATAAATGAGGTCAGTATATTTGGATTGGTTTAGGTTGCAAAAAAATTTTGATTAGAAAAGGGGAGCATTCTCAGCAATTTTTCGTATTTGTATGTATAAGTTTATCAGTTTACTGGAGGCGATACCGATGTATTTTGAGTCAGCCTTTTCTGTTTTTCAATTGTGTCTGTTTATGTTAGTTATTTTTATTATCCTAGCCCCTATAGGGTCTTTGTTGGATGCGCTTGTTAAGCATATCTCCTCTGGAAGGCTCAGACTTTCACTCCTAGTTTTGAATGAGATTATACTTTTTTTCATTTTTGCGTCTTGTATTTATTTTCTTGATGAGTGGCTTGATGCTGTAAAGCTGACAACTTATGCAGAGTTCAGTTTTGCTTTTCTCATATATTCCGTGTCCTTATTAATAGAATATATAGGTGAATATGTAAAGATGAGGGATAAAAATCTCAAATCATGATTTTTATAGTTACTCCATTTTGGAAGCACGTAGGATAGAATAACCTTTTGATGGTTGTTGCGCCAGCCTCAAAATATAACCGTTGTTGAAAGGATGGACAACCGGTACAGGAAGAACCCTCGATTCAGGCTCTATGCTATATACATCTGATTTGATAAATCGACAAATTCTTATGGTGAGAGATAAGAAAAGAAGGAGGGGCGGTGGACGGGAGCGGTTGGAAAAAGACACGTTCGCCTTTTTCTGCTGGGGCACAGGGCATATCCACCCCCTTCTTTCTCCATCTCTCCTCCTTCCAACCACGCTACTATGTCAAAATATTAACCATAACTTATATAACCCGCGAATAGTAGAGTGCCAACCATCGACGAAGACTTACCTTCGTCCCTGGCCTTTGACCTACGTGCTTGAGAATAAGCAATTTGAAAAAATAATCATAGGGGGATCATATAGACTCGCGATTGAAAGAGTTGGTTGACTTTATGACAGACGATAACGTAACAGTGGGACAGGCTTTGTCATTCGAGTCTCATCCCGACACGTTCCCTTTGACAAAACATAAGCAGGAAATAACAATAGCAGAAGTTTTAGATTTTTTACGAAAGGAATTCCCTAAAGATACTGCTAATCGGGTGTTAACCAGATTGCTATGAAAACAGGAAGTATGAGAAGAAAGCAAAAGTGCCAGGGCCATCATTTTTCTTTCTCTATGCGTATGGTTAAATCAAAAAGTAGCTACAATTCCCTTTACTCAACTTTGTAGTCAATTCGAGGCTGCCACAGGAATCACGCTGAACTGAGAAGGGCTCAATCAACGATTTAGTACTGTTTCTGTCGACCTCTTTCGAACCATATTAACGACGCCTCTTCAAGCTAAATTACTCGATTTCCCCAAACTTTCTCACTAAAAAGAACATGCTCTAATGTATATCTAAATCTTAGCTTGATAGCGATCGGGTAGCGTCAGGAAAATGCGGATTTGCAACGATAAGGAAATCCCCCAAAAAAAGCCTAACTTCTCACTTAAAACACCGAGAAATTAGACTTTAGTTATTTACCTTTAAAGTTCTAAGAACAGTTTCTAAGTCACAAAAGTGAATTTTTACAATATTACCTTATATGAACCAGCCTCACCCAAAAAATCAGCCCTTGTTAATCCTTGTTCTCCCAGCAATTGTCTATAGTTTGTAATAGTACCATCGTATTATAAAAGCTCTGTTTACATTTTGTTTCCTTAACCATTTAAGCATTTTATTTCCTAATTGATAAGACCTACTTTCTGTAGCTTTGGAATAAAGTTTGATTAAAAACTTCTTACAA
Protein-coding sequences here:
- a CDS encoding alpha/beta hydrolase family protein, whose amino-acid sequence is MRLFEILLLLSSANLLAIKMFCKNNRKPLFIASVTGTLLLVIHLVVEGYRIQLLFPYCITLAFLVVLLLTLFHKTAAWTMPRFLSATLFTAGAASLLLTGALMYVFPVFQLPEPTGSLKVGTQTFHFVDEGRNEIFSEAPGDKRELMVQVWYPAQNTKGKPKPFIPDADKFLKEEYMSKTFRIPSIFMDYMKDISSHSYENAEVSGSSASYPLIILNHGYSSSKTYYTSQAEDLASHGYVVASIDHTYSTFATVFPDSRTTTMKTDEDLIGERQYRDKVGKVWTDDITFTLDQFERVNSGNIPSALNGKLDLDRIGVFGHSFGGAASYDVAYDPRITAGIDLDGSLYLYDKEPLSKPFMFIFSEMAFSLYNKVKENYVYTNEELEAMGSTREQVDKDTKGVKLQLEHLEHVAKNGGQILYIEGTEHYNFGELQFLSPLFQHVKLTGKISPARATFIVNAYTLDFFDKYLKNKGGSLLDGPSDEYPEVKFVTSRFTGEQP